One stretch of Pseudomonas sp. NC02 DNA includes these proteins:
- a CDS encoding HupE/UreJ family protein, which yields MRLNTLLAAAALLLTPALAFAHPGHGDNGLVAGISHPLGGIDHLLAMVAVGLWAAQQKGSARWALPCTFVGTMLIGGMLGFEGLELPALESGIAASVLALGLAVALAVRPPLFVAVAATALFALFHGVAHGLELPDMSSPWAYAIGFVGATAVLHAAGYAVVRFLPAAAAPLVRVAGAASAATGVWLLAA from the coding sequence ATGCGCCTCAATACACTTCTCGCTGCCGCAGCCTTGCTGCTCACTCCCGCCCTCGCCTTCGCCCACCCCGGCCATGGCGACAACGGCCTGGTGGCCGGTATCAGCCACCCGCTGGGCGGCATCGACCACTTGCTGGCAATGGTCGCCGTGGGCCTGTGGGCCGCTCAACAAAAAGGCTCGGCGCGCTGGGCGCTGCCGTGCACGTTTGTCGGCACCATGCTGATCGGCGGGATGCTGGGCTTTGAAGGGCTGGAACTGCCGGCGCTGGAAAGCGGGATTGCCGCGTCGGTGCTGGCGCTGGGCCTGGCGGTAGCGCTGGCGGTGCGGCCGCCGTTGTTCGTGGCGGTGGCGGCGACGGCGCTGTTTGCACTGTTCCATGGCGTGGCCCATGGTTTGGAGCTGCCGGACATGTCCAGCCCGTGGGCGTATGCCATAGGGTTTGTGGGTGCGACGGCGGTTTTGCATGCTGCCGGTTATGCCGTGGTGCGTTTCCTGCCGGCGGCGGCTGCGCCGTTGGTGCGGGTGGCGGGTGCGGCTTCGGCGGCGACCGGGGTTTGGTTGCTCGCTGCCTGA
- a CDS encoding C40 family peptidase, whose product MYKSFFCLLIVSLSLAISSASANLQRAPAFAPPPTIDNVIDRAHELLGTPYKLGGASVKQGFDCSSFLVYLFKTEANIHLPRTTSAMHRSTAATVKRNALQPGDAVFFRGNGRGQVSHVGLYIGEGKFIHSPRTGKSVRIDSLANSYWNRNYTTAKRFHTVR is encoded by the coding sequence ATGTACAAGTCATTTTTCTGTTTACTCATTGTCAGTTTGTCGCTCGCCATTTCATCTGCTTCGGCCAATCTTCAGCGTGCCCCGGCATTCGCGCCGCCACCTACTATCGACAACGTGATCGACCGCGCCCACGAGCTGTTGGGCACGCCCTATAAATTGGGCGGCGCTTCGGTGAAGCAGGGCTTCGATTGCAGCAGCTTCCTGGTGTACCTGTTCAAGACCGAAGCCAACATTCATCTGCCTCGCACCACCTCGGCGATGCACCGCTCAACCGCGGCCACGGTCAAGCGCAATGCGTTGCAACCGGGTGATGCGGTGTTTTTCAGGGGCAATGGGCGCGGCCAGGTCAGCCACGTTGGTCTCTATATAGGAGAGGGCAAGTTCATCCACTCGCCACGCACGGGTAAAAGCGTGCGCATCGACTCACTGGCCAACAGCTATTGGAACCGGAACTACACCACCGCCAAGCGTTTTCACACCGTGCGCTGA
- the ureE gene encoding urease accessory protein UreE yields the protein MLVIHRRIAPQPVWAAELLLNFEARSKSRLRCFSADGEDVGLFLERGQPPLHDGEFLQAEDGRVVRVCARPEQLLHVTCGNAFELTRAAYHLGNRHVALQVGDGWLRLLDDYVLKAMLDQLGATTETIEAPFQPEHGAYGGGHHHSRHGDEDFNYPPKLHQFGVRL from the coding sequence ATGCTGGTGATCCACCGCCGAATCGCCCCCCAACCCGTCTGGGCCGCAGAGTTGCTGCTGAATTTCGAAGCCCGCAGTAAAAGCCGCCTGCGCTGTTTCAGTGCCGACGGAGAAGACGTCGGCCTGTTTCTGGAGCGCGGCCAACCGCCGCTGCACGATGGCGAATTCCTACAGGCTGAAGACGGACGTGTCGTACGCGTGTGCGCCCGGCCTGAACAACTGCTGCACGTCACCTGCGGCAATGCCTTTGAACTGACCCGCGCAGCCTATCACCTGGGCAACCGCCACGTGGCCCTGCAAGTGGGTGACGGTTGGCTGCGCCTGCTCGATGACTACGTGCTCAAGGCCATGCTCGATCAGTTGGGCGCGACGACCGAGACCATCGAGGCCCCCTTCCAGCCGGAACACGGCGCCTATGGCGGCGGCCACCACCATTCCCGCCATGGCGACGAAGACTTCAACTACCCGCCCAAGCTGCACCAGTTCGGCGTACGTCTATGA
- a CDS encoding urease accessory protein UreF, whose amino-acid sequence MNPAWALLRLASPQLPIGGYSYSQGLEMAVEQARVTDPASAGRWISDQLLLNLARFEAPLLLAHCQAAAEQDWPRLAQLCEEHRASRETRELYQESRQMGYSLHQLLNGLPELDDAAREFLAQRSEPHLALGWALAARAWQISPDDALAAWLWSWLENQLAVLMKTLPLGQQAAQRLTSELLPLLQQAQQDASQLDPNHYGSAAFGLSLACMAHERQYSRLFRS is encoded by the coding sequence ATGAACCCAGCCTGGGCGCTGTTGCGTCTGGCCAGTCCGCAGCTGCCGATTGGTGGCTACAGCTATTCCCAGGGCCTGGAAATGGCCGTGGAGCAAGCCCGCGTGACCGACCCGGCAAGTGCCGGGCGCTGGATCAGCGATCAACTGTTGCTCAACCTGGCGCGCTTCGAAGCGCCACTGCTGCTCGCCCACTGCCAGGCCGCGGCCGAACAGGACTGGCCACGCCTCGCGCAGTTGTGCGAGGAACACCGCGCCAGCCGTGAAACCCGCGAGCTTTATCAGGAAAGCCGGCAGATGGGCTATTCCCTGCACCAGCTATTGAACGGTTTACCGGAGCTGGATGACGCCGCCCGAGAGTTCCTGGCACAGCGCTCCGAACCGCACCTGGCCCTGGGCTGGGCCCTGGCCGCCCGCGCCTGGCAGATCAGCCCGGATGACGCCCTGGCCGCCTGGCTGTGGAGTTGGCTGGAAAACCAATTGGCGGTGCTGATGAAGACGCTGCCTCTGGGCCAACAAGCCGCCCAGCGCCTGACCAGCGAACTGCTGCCGCTGCTGCAACAAGCCCAGCAGGACGCCAGCCAGCTTGACCCCAATCACTACGGCAGCGCCGCGTTTGGCCTGTCCCTGGCGTGCATGGCCCATGAGCGCCAGTACAGCCGCCTGTTCCGTTCCTAG
- a CDS encoding AGE family epimerase/isomerase, with protein MPIAPSSALKPQLTAVLTHFHDLIVPLWQGPGWNADLALPYEALDADHRPLPPQRYRAMACARQLYLFASLIGEPGAAFAEERAAALFRSLQRHFHDAEHGGWFYSIDAHGKPLDKRKDLYTHAFIIFACAHYWAKVRESLVESVLDAALEVVAERFATGDGLYEAVLERNWSSLKSGPLQNPLMHLAEGFLATLAVREDAVTQDALLDLANAMQKRFIDRQHGVMMEKPLGAVDNWFEPGHQFEWFFLLESSDLLRGTPLHTSLSKAFTYAEQKGVDNLTGAVSGMLALDGSVRDGTQRIWAQAEYLRALTLRPDSEAVLQRQLLALQQRFLHDKGWNECLDAKGHVSRRDMPSTTPYHLATCYLGLTQSICGPR; from the coding sequence ATGCCCATCGCTCCAAGCTCCGCCCTCAAGCCTCAATTGACCGCCGTGTTGACGCACTTCCACGACCTGATCGTGCCGCTCTGGCAAGGCCCGGGCTGGAATGCCGACCTGGCGCTGCCCTATGAGGCCCTGGACGCCGATCATCGGCCTTTGCCCCCGCAACGCTATCGCGCCATGGCCTGCGCACGGCAGTTGTACCTGTTTGCCAGCCTGATCGGTGAACCCGGCGCAGCCTTTGCCGAGGAGCGCGCCGCCGCGTTGTTCCGCTCCCTGCAACGGCACTTCCACGACGCCGAGCACGGCGGCTGGTTCTACAGCATCGACGCCCACGGCAAGCCGCTGGATAAACGCAAGGACCTCTACACCCACGCCTTCATCATCTTCGCCTGCGCCCACTATTGGGCCAAGGTGCGTGAATCGCTGGTGGAGTCGGTGCTCGATGCCGCCCTGGAAGTGGTCGCCGAACGCTTCGCCACCGGCGACGGCCTGTATGAAGCGGTGCTGGAGCGTAACTGGTCATCCCTCAAGTCTGGCCCTCTGCAAAACCCGCTGATGCACCTTGCCGAAGGTTTCCTCGCCACGTTGGCCGTGCGGGAGGACGCCGTCACCCAAGACGCGTTGCTGGACCTGGCCAACGCCATGCAGAAGCGCTTCATCGACCGCCAACACGGGGTGATGATGGAAAAACCGCTGGGCGCTGTGGATAACTGGTTTGAACCGGGGCATCAGTTCGAATGGTTCTTCCTGCTGGAATCTTCGGATTTGCTGCGGGGCACACCGTTGCACACATCACTGAGCAAAGCGTTCACCTATGCAGAGCAAAAGGGTGTGGATAACCTGACCGGTGCGGTCAGCGGCATGCTCGCCCTGGACGGCAGCGTGCGCGACGGCACCCAGCGCATCTGGGCCCAGGCCGAATACCTGCGGGCGCTGACCTTGCGGCCCGACAGTGAAGCCGTGCTGCAACGCCAATTGCTGGCGCTGCAACAACGCTTCCTGCACGACAAAGGCTGGAATGAGTGCCTGGATGCCAAGGGGCACGTGAGCCGGCGGGACATGCCGTCGACCACGCCTTACCACTTGG
- the ureG gene encoding urease accessory protein UreG: MNPQPLRVGIGGPVGSGKTALTLALCLALRDRYNLAVVTNDIYTREDADFLVRNQALAPERIIGVETGGCPHTAIREDASINLEAVDQLNRRFPGLDLILVESGGDNLSATFSPELSDLTIYVIDVSAGDKLPRKGGPGICKSDLLVINKIDLAPLVGASLELMNSDTQRMRGGKPFVFSNQKTGVGLEEIVAFIERQGLLTAA; the protein is encoded by the coding sequence ATGAACCCCCAACCCCTGCGCGTCGGCATCGGCGGCCCGGTCGGCTCCGGCAAGACCGCCCTGACCCTGGCCCTGTGCCTGGCCCTGCGTGATCGCTACAACCTGGCGGTGGTCACCAACGATATCTACACCCGCGAAGACGCCGACTTCCTGGTGCGCAACCAGGCCCTGGCGCCCGAGCGCATCATCGGTGTGGAAACCGGCGGCTGCCCCCACACCGCGATTCGCGAAGACGCCTCCATCAACCTCGAAGCAGTAGACCAGTTGAACCGTCGCTTTCCCGGCCTGGACCTGATCCTGGTGGAATCCGGCGGCGACAACCTGTCGGCCACCTTCAGCCCGGAACTGTCGGACCTGACCATCTACGTGATCGATGTGTCGGCCGGCGACAAGCTGCCGCGCAAAGGCGGGCCGGGAATCTGCAAATCCGACCTGCTGGTGATCAACAAGATCGACCTGGCGCCGTTGGTAGGCGCATCCCTGGAGCTGATGAACAGCGATACCCAGCGCATGCGCGGCGGTAAACCTTTCGTCTTCAGCAATCAGAAAACCGGCGTCGGCCTGGAAGAAATCGTCGCCTTCATCGAACGCCAGGGCTTGCTGACCGCAGCCTGA